In a single window of the Acidobacteriota bacterium genome:
- a CDS encoding M20/M25/M40 family metallo-hydrolase, with protein MINRERMLNHVLELIQIDSHSREEHDVAMKLKADCEALGGTVYIDHAGEKVGGNTGNVIVHFKGTNPNAPPFFLSSHMDTVVPGKGVKPIREGNIIRTDGTTVLGGDDKTGCSIIVECIRTLQEQNIPYSDLQIVFTICEEVGLLGAKNCEIDRVSAKFGLVLDSDDPGHLITKAPSSNRMRFTIYGLEAHAGVCPEKGISAIKIASEAIAEMKVGRIDHETTSNIGTINGGVAVNVVPNRVDLYCEARSHNDDKLETQTAHMVECLERAVSHHEVTSDGHTVKARLEKHIERDYHRMDLADDSMIVKLVKQAAHNLGHDCEPLPTGGGCDANIFNRKGIECANLGTGMHNIHTVKEYMSIDDFYQSADIVFEVLKLHGQNN; from the coding sequence ATGATCAATCGCGAACGCATGCTCAATCACGTTTTGGAACTCATCCAAATTGATAGCCACTCACGCGAAGAACACGATGTGGCAATGAAACTCAAGGCTGACTGTGAAGCTTTGGGAGGAACGGTCTACATTGACCATGCCGGTGAAAAAGTGGGTGGAAATACTGGCAATGTCATTGTCCATTTCAAGGGCACCAACCCAAATGCTCCGCCTTTCTTCCTTTCCTCGCATATGGATACAGTTGTCCCAGGAAAAGGGGTGAAGCCGATTCGAGAAGGCAACATCATTCGCACGGATGGAACAACGGTACTTGGTGGCGACGACAAAACCGGATGCTCAATTATTGTGGAATGTATCCGCACGCTTCAGGAACAGAATATTCCGTACAGCGATCTTCAAATCGTCTTTACCATTTGCGAAGAGGTCGGGTTACTCGGTGCAAAAAACTGCGAAATTGATCGGGTGAGCGCCAAATTCGGACTGGTGCTTGATAGCGACGACCCTGGTCATTTAATCACGAAAGCACCGTCTTCAAACCGAATGCGGTTTACCATTTACGGCCTTGAAGCCCACGCCGGCGTCTGCCCGGAAAAAGGCATCTCCGCTATCAAGATTGCCTCCGAAGCCATTGCCGAAATGAAGGTTGGACGCATTGACCACGAGACAACCTCCAACATCGGCACCATCAATGGCGGGGTCGCGGTCAACGTCGTCCCCAACCGGGTGGACCTGTACTGTGAAGCGCGGAGCCACAATGACGACAAACTCGAAACCCAGACGGCACACATGGTTGAATGCCTGGAACGAGCGGTGTCCCACCACGAAGTGACCAGTGATGGACACACAGTCAAAGCCCGGCTTGAGAAACACATTGAGCGCGACTATCACCGCATGGACCTGGCCGATGATTCGATGATTGTCAAACTGGTCAAACAGGCAGCACACAATCTCGGGCACGATTGCGAACCGTTACCCACTGGTGGTGGATGTGACGCAAACATCTTTAATCGCAAAGGGATCGAATGCGCCAATCTTGGCACCGGAATGCATAACATCCACACGGTCAAAGAATACATGTCGATTGATGATTTCTATCAATCAGCCGACATCGTGTTTGAAGTCCTGAAACTGCACGGGCAGAACAATTAA
- a CDS encoding (2Fe-2S) ferredoxin domain-containing protein: MSLFEKHVFVCVFGKVCPTHGSEAIWQELRTGMKKAGLHEKIRVNKSGCLAQCEHGPTIVTYPEGTWYAGVTLEDAPQIIEDHLIGGCPVERLLHPRPGRERPASIQPPRGGENPNKTKSETPEP, from the coding sequence ATGAGTCTTTTTGAAAAACATGTCTTTGTCTGTGTTTTCGGAAAAGTCTGCCCAACACACGGCAGCGAAGCCATCTGGCAGGAATTGCGAACCGGCATGAAAAAGGCCGGGCTACACGAAAAAATCCGTGTCAACAAATCTGGCTGCCTGGCCCAATGTGAACACGGCCCAACGATTGTCACCTATCCGGAAGGAACATGGTATGCTGGCGTCACACTTGAAGACGCCCCACAAATCATCGAGGACCACCTGATTGGCGGTTGCCCGGTTGAACGGTTGCTGCATCCTCGACCAGGCCGTGAACGACCTGCCTCAATTCAGCCACCGCGAGGCGGCGAAAACCCAAACAAAACCAAATCCGAAACCCCTGAACCCTGA
- a CDS encoding 1-acyl-sn-glycerol-3-phosphate acyltransferase, with protein MANQKDQPPIFRAKRRLPDSPLRIDPLDLPARPPSLKVKPKSVPVEEKTEGALEVRTKPEETALADPLENRQDLAKKTSKVKWGVGIGLALGAATVGGFLLFRMLNRMKVEGLENIPESHENVLYCPNHSSLLDNFALGVGLYIPRMFFNPEYIPINLADRKNFFGDPASRRFKDRVLRILGEYFFKNLRTFPVDRGKGGLEQVEQWVEMLKSNIVIVFPEGTRSRTGEIGRGKAGVGKMICDARPTVVPIRLIGTDEVLGVGTLVPNVFRTVRIVIGKPLNLDELMPDPLPEDPKEQLDYYRGVANRVVEAIRNLTPGQKLPFDRHE; from the coding sequence ATGGCGAATCAAAAAGACCAACCACCCATTTTTCGAGCGAAACGCAGATTGCCTGATTCACCCTTGCGGATTGATCCTCTGGATTTACCAGCCCGACCACCTAGTTTGAAAGTCAAACCAAAGTCAGTTCCAGTTGAGGAAAAAACGGAAGGAGCCTTGGAGGTTCGCACAAAGCCGGAAGAAACTGCTTTAGCAGATCCGCTTGAAAACCGTCAAGATCTTGCGAAGAAAACATCCAAAGTCAAATGGGGTGTTGGAATTGGGCTGGCATTAGGGGCTGCCACCGTCGGTGGGTTTTTACTCTTTCGAATGCTCAACCGCATGAAGGTCGAGGGATTGGAAAACATTCCTGAGTCGCACGAAAACGTGCTCTATTGCCCAAATCATTCTTCGTTGCTCGATAACTTTGCGCTGGGGGTTGGGCTCTACATCCCACGCATGTTTTTCAACCCGGAGTACATTCCGATCAATCTGGCGGACCGCAAAAACTTCTTTGGTGATCCTGCCTCACGTCGGTTCAAAGATCGGGTCTTGCGCATCCTCGGTGAATATTTCTTCAAGAATTTGCGCACCTTTCCAGTTGACCGGGGCAAAGGTGGCCTGGAGCAGGTTGAACAGTGGGTGGAAATGCTCAAGTCCAATATCGTGATTGTGTTTCCGGAAGGAACACGCTCGCGCACCGGAGAAATCGGACGCGGAAAAGCTGGGGTTGGCAAAATGATTTGTGATGCCCGCCCAACTGTGGTGCCGATTCGGTTGATTGGGACCGATGAAGTTCTGGGCGTCGGAACCCTGGTGCCCAACGTGTTTCGAACCGTGCGAATAGTGATTGGAAAACCACTCAATCTCGATGAGTTAATGCCGGATCCGCTCCCCGAAGATCCAAAGGAACAACTTGATTATTACCGTGGGGTTGCCAATCGAGTGGTCGAAGCAATTCGGAACTTGACCCCTGGCCAAAAACTCCCGTTTGACCGGCACGAGTAG
- a CDS encoding shikimate kinase — translation MILYLVGFMGSGKSTIGSALAEKWQVPLIDLDAEIIRTAGCSIPEIFEREGELGFRHRERDALQAVCSTRMTRNPSLRRQPECIISLGGGAFIQEAIRQQIARTGISIWLKADFETCAARLREATDRPLFQSPTTARRLFDSRLPVYALADIHIETSGQLISAICGQIEQALQLQ, via the coding sequence ATGATCCTGTATCTGGTTGGGTTTATGGGAAGCGGCAAATCTACGATTGGGAGCGCTTTGGCTGAAAAGTGGCAGGTTCCACTCATTGATCTGGATGCTGAAATTATTCGGACTGCCGGGTGCTCAATCCCGGAAATATTTGAACGCGAAGGCGAATTGGGATTTCGTCACCGTGAACGGGACGCGCTCCAGGCGGTTTGTTCAACCAGAATGACCCGTAACCCGTCACTTCGTCGTCAGCCGGAGTGCATTATTTCACTCGGCGGCGGGGCGTTTATCCAGGAGGCCATTCGCCAGCAGATTGCCCGCACTGGTATTTCCATCTGGCTGAAAGCTGATTTTGAAACCTGTGCGGCGCGATTGCGGGAAGCCACTGACCGACCCCTTTTTCAATCACCGACGACGGCTCGCCGTTTATTTGATTCCAGATTGCCGGTTTATGCGCTGGCAGACATTCATATTGAAACCAGTGGACAACTCATTTCCGCCATTTGCGGTCAGATTGAGCAGGCGCTCCAATTACAATAG
- a CDS encoding tetratricopeptide repeat protein: MAPSVTAATQKPTKTASPIQRPTPEAPTPREQRMRSYLLYLQARDYEAQGDYPKAINAYKEIIQLDPQAAAPHISLSEIYFQNRNLKDAETEARQAVSLEPENPAGRRLLGNILAVQSLSGVLNKEKVNEAILQFQEVARLDKADPEVYRIMGRLYQATGDADKAIEHFQKLMGSGVAKGPDFELMARLYYEKGRYRDAAQVARQAYILSDQNLRLGALLAQSLLRSGQTTEALEVYQQILTDNPNQPELLLDYAETLMLAGKYPEALQGAQKILEMDPTNVQALSILAQTQRRSGRREEAVKVLEQALKGQDVTESLQLQFELAETLIELGRVEDGVKAYQRALNALLNPDGTVGERDKRNAGVILRRIAMAYRDADQRAKAVETFAYMRKVLGDKDTLPDAMEIDLLRSEGNHAEALKIARDAQKRFPTDRQFKYLEAFSLSKLGEVDKAVELLEKLLGSNAEDADVYQTLGSLLMEVGRLEEAEKSARRALQFDQKNTESLVLLSSIQDRRKMYKESEETLRQVLAIDPDNPTALNNLGYFLTERGEKLDEALLLIQRAVNIDPTNSSFLDSLGWLYFKRNQYDQARQYIEQAIGYDGRSATQHDHLGDVYEKLGKLDLAREMWKKAVDMATDPAEIERIKTKLNASQASQKSPNK, encoded by the coding sequence ATGGCACCCTCTGTCACAGCAGCGACTCAAAAGCCAACCAAAACCGCATCGCCAATCCAGCGCCCAACGCCGGAAGCCCCGACGCCACGTGAACAGCGGATGCGTTCGTATCTGCTCTATCTGCAGGCACGTGATTATGAAGCCCAGGGCGATTACCCCAAAGCCATCAACGCCTACAAGGAAATCATTCAACTTGACCCACAGGCAGCCGCTCCCCATATTTCGCTCAGTGAGATTTATTTTCAAAACCGCAATTTAAAGGATGCTGAAACCGAAGCCCGTCAGGCAGTGTCGCTGGAACCTGAAAATCCGGCTGGTCGGCGGTTACTAGGCAATATTCTGGCGGTTCAGTCGTTGTCAGGTGTGCTGAACAAAGAAAAAGTCAATGAAGCGATTCTCCAGTTTCAGGAAGTTGCCCGATTGGATAAAGCTGATCCAGAAGTCTATCGAATTATGGGACGGCTCTATCAGGCGACCGGAGACGCTGACAAAGCGATTGAACATTTCCAGAAATTGATGGGAAGCGGGGTTGCCAAAGGCCCGGATTTTGAACTGATGGCCCGGCTCTATTATGAAAAAGGCCGATATCGCGATGCCGCTCAGGTGGCGCGTCAGGCATATATTTTAAGCGATCAAAATCTGCGACTGGGCGCGTTGCTGGCTCAATCGTTGCTTCGTTCTGGGCAAACCACCGAAGCGCTTGAAGTCTATCAGCAGATTTTAACCGATAACCCCAACCAGCCTGAATTGCTGCTTGATTATGCCGAAACCCTGATGCTGGCCGGAAAATACCCGGAAGCGCTGCAAGGTGCCCAGAAAATCCTGGAAATGGATCCGACCAACGTTCAGGCGTTGAGCATTCTGGCCCAAACCCAGCGCCGGAGCGGACGACGCGAAGAAGCCGTCAAAGTACTGGAACAGGCACTCAAAGGTCAGGATGTGACCGAAAGCCTGCAGTTGCAGTTTGAACTGGCCGAAACACTGATTGAACTGGGTCGGGTCGAGGATGGCGTCAAAGCCTATCAACGAGCGCTCAATGCATTATTGAATCCGGACGGAACCGTAGGCGAACGCGATAAACGCAATGCTGGCGTTATTTTACGACGCATTGCCATGGCCTATCGTGATGCTGATCAACGGGCCAAGGCGGTCGAAACCTTTGCCTATATGCGCAAAGTTCTGGGCGACAAAGACACGCTGCCGGATGCGATGGAAATTGATCTGTTGCGTTCTGAAGGCAACCACGCGGAAGCCTTGAAAATTGCCCGTGATGCCCAAAAACGATTCCCAACTGATCGTCAGTTTAAGTACCTGGAAGCCTTTTCATTGTCCAAGTTAGGTGAAGTAGACAAGGCGGTTGAACTTTTAGAGAAGTTGCTTGGCAGCAATGCCGAAGATGCTGATGTGTACCAGACACTTGGTTCGCTTCTGATGGAGGTTGGGCGGTTGGAGGAAGCTGAAAAATCAGCCCGTCGTGCCCTGCAATTTGACCAGAAAAACACCGAATCCCTGGTCTTGCTGAGTTCAATCCAGGACCGGCGCAAGATGTACAAGGAATCAGAAGAGACATTGCGGCAGGTTCTGGCGATTGACCCCGATAACCCAACGGCTTTGAACAATTTGGGGTATTTTCTCACTGAACGCGGCGAAAAACTCGACGAAGCACTCCTCTTGATCCAGCGCGCGGTCAATATTGACCCAACCAACAGTTCTTTCCTGGATAGCCTTGGCTGGCTCTATTTCAAACGCAACCAGTATGATCAGGCCCGTCAGTACATCGAACAGGCGATTGGGTACGATGGCCGAAGCGCCACCCAGCACGATCATCTGGGCGATGTCTATGAGAAGCTTGGAAAGCTGGATCTGGCACGTGAAATGTGGAAAAAAGCAGTTGATATGGCGACAGACCCGGCTGAAATCGAGCGGATCAAAACCAAATTGAATGCGTCACAAGCCAGCCAGAAAAGTCCAAATAAGTGA
- a CDS encoding cation-transporting P-type ATPase → MHVAHLPPAAKVGSAYWAQCAPEEALSKLGATPDGLSTDEATRRLQLHGFNSLPHVAKSPWYVELSKNFIHLFALLLWAGAALSWVAGMPQLAWAIVIVIIVNGLFSFWQEFQAERAAEALAALLPHQVTVRRDGTEQRISTTEIVPGDILILTEGEAIPADARLLKAERLRIDASSLTGESRPVPRSIESAETSGKTGILLPNLVFAGTSVVSGYGEAVVFATAAATEFGHIAQLTQAQDERLSPLQQELQKVTTVVTILAVGFGVLFFLVGTLVGGLRPIEGFLFAVGIIVANVPEGLLPTLTLALALGVRRMAQRNALVKRLSAVETLGATTVILTDKTGTLTENEMTIREVWTGGTHFTISGVGYGIEGVVEPSGHESTVLELLRTAALCCDARLVPPSAERPHWSIIGDPMEAAILVAAAKVGMTEEKLATWPRLVELPFDSTRKRMTIIHQVDGQPVACVKGAPSELMVRSSKIRWNGATRPFDEAQRQTIQAIHDTMARRGLRLLGVAIRELTSVNQSAEEWQVEEVESDLTFLGLLAMEDPPRPEVPAALAACREAQIQVVMVTGDNGLTAAAIAQEIGMYQGEVQVITGDQLDHTSKPELLHLLDNPNVLIARATPEHKLRLVEAFQQRGEVVAVTGDGVNDAPALKRADIGVAMGMNGTDVAREAADIVLADDNFASIIEAIREGRAVYENVRKFVTYIFASNSAEMMPFVAFILFRIPLPLTIMQVLAIDIGTDLVPAIALGAEPPESDTMHRPPRSRQERLLNISTLIRAYLWFGMIEAAFGFVGFFWVYSLAGWRPGMPMENSGLVYTLATTMTLAGIVAGQVGNVFACRSSSQSVLKLGLLRNRFLLGGVAVELGLLLAMIYLPPLAHVFGTAPLSGSHWLFLAALPVVLLVLEEIRKFLVRTISPSQGRN, encoded by the coding sequence ATGCATGTTGCTCATCTCCCCCCTGCTGCCAAAGTCGGTTCCGCATACTGGGCGCAATGTGCTCCAGAGGAGGCATTGTCAAAACTGGGGGCTACACCAGATGGACTGAGCACCGATGAAGCGACCCGGCGACTTCAACTCCACGGTTTTAATTCCCTGCCCCACGTTGCCAAATCTCCGTGGTATGTCGAACTCTCCAAAAATTTTATTCACCTGTTTGCACTCCTGCTCTGGGCGGGTGCTGCCTTGAGCTGGGTGGCCGGAATGCCCCAACTGGCCTGGGCCATTGTTATTGTCATCATCGTCAATGGACTGTTCAGTTTCTGGCAGGAATTCCAGGCTGAACGGGCGGCTGAAGCCCTGGCCGCGCTCCTGCCGCATCAGGTGACTGTCCGGCGAGATGGAACAGAACAACGCATCAGCACGACTGAAATTGTTCCCGGAGACATCCTCATTCTGACCGAAGGCGAAGCAATTCCGGCTGATGCCCGGCTGCTCAAGGCAGAACGGCTGCGGATTGACGCTTCCTCATTGACTGGTGAATCACGTCCCGTCCCACGCAGTATTGAAAGTGCTGAAACCAGTGGAAAAACAGGTATCCTTTTGCCGAACCTGGTATTTGCCGGAACATCGGTTGTCAGCGGGTACGGCGAAGCCGTGGTCTTTGCCACGGCGGCGGCGACGGAATTTGGACACATTGCCCAGCTTACCCAGGCTCAAGATGAACGCCTGAGCCCATTGCAACAGGAACTCCAGAAAGTCACGACCGTGGTGACCATTCTCGCAGTTGGGTTTGGAGTGCTCTTTTTCCTGGTCGGTACGCTGGTCGGGGGATTGCGCCCGATTGAAGGCTTTCTCTTTGCGGTGGGCATTATTGTCGCCAACGTCCCGGAAGGACTCCTTCCGACGCTAACGCTGGCACTGGCCCTTGGCGTACGGCGGATGGCCCAGCGCAATGCTCTGGTCAAACGTCTCTCAGCGGTTGAAACCCTTGGTGCCACCACGGTGATTCTGACGGATAAAACCGGCACGCTGACCGAAAATGAAATGACGATCCGTGAAGTGTGGACCGGCGGCACTCACTTTACAATCAGCGGTGTTGGGTACGGAATCGAAGGTGTGGTTGAACCTTCCGGCCACGAATCAACCGTGCTTGAACTCCTCAGAACGGCGGCGCTCTGCTGTGATGCCCGGCTGGTACCCCCCAGCGCGGAACGACCTCACTGGAGCATCATTGGCGACCCGATGGAAGCCGCGATCCTGGTGGCAGCGGCCAAAGTTGGAATGACGGAAGAAAAACTGGCCACCTGGCCCCGGCTGGTTGAACTTCCGTTTGATTCGACTCGCAAACGCATGACGATCATCCACCAGGTTGATGGACAGCCGGTTGCCTGCGTTAAAGGGGCGCCCAGCGAGTTGATGGTCCGTAGTTCAAAAATTCGCTGGAATGGTGCAACACGCCCATTTGATGAGGCACAGCGACAAACCATTCAGGCAATTCACGACACAATGGCCCGCCGTGGCCTGCGCCTGCTTGGGGTTGCCATTCGCGAACTTACCTCCGTAAACCAGTCGGCGGAAGAATGGCAAGTTGAAGAAGTCGAATCAGATCTGACATTTTTGGGGCTGCTGGCGATGGAGGATCCTCCACGTCCGGAAGTCCCCGCAGCATTAGCCGCCTGTCGAGAGGCACAGATTCAGGTCGTCATGGTCACAGGTGACAATGGTCTGACTGCCGCCGCCATCGCCCAGGAAATTGGGATGTATCAAGGCGAAGTTCAAGTCATCACTGGCGACCAGCTTGACCACACGTCGAAACCAGAACTGCTTCACCTGCTTGATAACCCCAATGTGTTGATTGCTCGTGCCACACCGGAACATAAACTCCGGCTGGTCGAAGCCTTTCAGCAGCGCGGAGAAGTCGTTGCCGTCACAGGTGATGGGGTCAATGATGCCCCGGCGCTCAAACGGGCCGACATTGGGGTGGCCATGGGAATGAATGGCACCGATGTGGCTCGCGAAGCGGCAGATATCGTTCTGGCCGATGACAACTTTGCCAGTATCATCGAAGCCATCCGCGAAGGACGGGCCGTGTATGAAAACGTTCGGAAATTTGTGACCTATATCTTTGCCAGCAACAGCGCCGAAATGATGCCCTTTGTTGCCTTTATTCTCTTTCGAATTCCGCTTCCGTTGACGATTATGCAGGTTCTGGCAATTGATATTGGCACAGATTTAGTGCCAGCAATTGCACTCGGTGCCGAGCCACCAGAATCCGACACGATGCACCGGCCTCCGCGCTCACGGCAGGAACGACTACTCAATATTTCAACACTCATTCGGGCCTACCTGTGGTTCGGCATGATCGAAGCGGCGTTTGGTTTTGTTGGATTCTTTTGGGTGTACTCTCTGGCTGGCTGGCGTCCTGGAATGCCAATGGAAAACAGCGGACTGGTTTACACGCTGGCCACCACCATGACACTGGCTGGAATTGTGGCCGGACAGGTTGGAAATGTCTTTGCCTGCCGGAGTTCAAGTCAATCGGTTTTGAAACTGGGATTGTTGAGGAACCGCTTTTTGCTCGGAGGGGTTGCGGTCGAGCTGGGACTCTTGCTGGCGATGATTTACCTGCCGCCGCTGGCTCACGTCTTTGGCACAGCACCGCTCAGTGGTTCACACTGGCTCTTTTTGGCGGCATTGCCAGTCGTGTTGCTAGTGTTGGAAGAGATCCGAAAATTCCTGGTTCGGACTATTTCGCCCAGTCAAGGAAGGAATTAA
- a CDS encoding glucosidase encodes MTQEHKNPSPLQQTAEAKRLEESRNRTAHWKRWGPYVSERAWGTVREDYSPYGSAWDYFPHDHARSKAYRWGEDGLAGISDRRQFICFALSLWNENDPILKERLFGLTGPEGNHGEDVKEYYFYLDSTPTHSYMKWLYKYPQAAFPYWQLIQENRNRSRAEPEFELLDTGIFNENRYFDVTVEYAKAAADDLHVRISVVNRGPDPAPIHVLPVLWFRNTWTWKPNVEKPQLYRIDPVGTTSVVEVNHPYYGKRWLYCEDSPELLFTENDTNVQRLYNAQNPTPYVKDGINEYVVNHNTGAVNPAQFGTKVSPHYKMVIQPGETKTISLRLTDHQVNRYPLGAEHDHVLAARKQEADDFYSHLISPHLSVDAQNVQRQAFAGMLWSKQFFYYVIEEWLNGDQTQPKPPAERRKGRNKNWAHLYNEDIISMPDKWEYPWYAAWDLAFHCVPLAQIDPDFAKEQLILMLREWYMHPNGQLPAYEWAFDDVNPPVHAWAAWRVYKIEKRIRGVGDRRFLERVFQKLLLNFTWWINRKDAEGNNVFQGGFLGLDNIGVFDRSAVLPTGGHLEQSDATSWMGMYCLNMLAIALELAHDNMAYEDVASKFYEHFLYIANAMNHISNEDIELWSEKDGFFYDVLQLPDGRHFKLRVRSMVGLIPLFAAQSMEADWLKQLPGFHKRMDWFVKNRPELQRNISSVDEEGNIVQQLLSIVNASQLRRVLKVMLNEAEFLSEHGIRSVSRFHLTDPYVLQVGGQEYRVDYDPAESSTGLFGGNSNWRGPIWFPVNYLIIESIQKFHHFFGDDFKVEFPTGSGNQLNLWEVSVELSRRLTRIFLKDEKGRRPVYDMPEMEKFQTDPHWQNLILFYEYFHGDSGRGIGASHQTGWTGLVAKLLTQSGEGDQNK; translated from the coding sequence GGGGCACCGTCCGTGAAGACTATAGCCCATACGGTTCGGCCTGGGACTACTTCCCCCATGACCACGCCCGCTCCAAAGCATATCGCTGGGGCGAAGACGGGCTGGCGGGAATTTCCGACCGCCGCCAGTTTATTTGCTTTGCGCTCAGTTTGTGGAATGAAAACGATCCCATCTTGAAAGAACGCCTCTTTGGTTTGACCGGACCGGAAGGCAATCACGGTGAAGACGTCAAGGAATACTATTTTTATCTCGACTCGACGCCGACGCATTCATACATGAAATGGCTGTATAAATATCCGCAGGCGGCGTTTCCTTACTGGCAATTGATCCAGGAAAACCGCAACCGAAGCCGGGCTGAACCTGAATTTGAACTGCTTGATACCGGCATTTTCAATGAAAATCGCTATTTTGATGTCACGGTCGAATATGCCAAGGCGGCAGCGGATGATCTGCACGTGCGGATTTCAGTGGTCAATCGCGGTCCGGATCCAGCGCCAATTCATGTCCTGCCAGTGCTGTGGTTTCGCAATACCTGGACCTGGAAGCCAAACGTGGAAAAACCACAACTCTACCGAATTGACCCGGTTGGGACGACAAGTGTGGTGGAGGTCAATCACCCCTACTATGGAAAGCGGTGGTTGTACTGCGAGGACAGCCCGGAACTACTCTTTACCGAAAACGATACTAACGTCCAGCGGCTCTATAACGCCCAGAATCCGACCCCCTATGTCAAAGACGGCATCAATGAGTATGTGGTCAATCACAACACCGGGGCGGTGAATCCGGCTCAATTTGGCACCAAGGTTTCACCACATTACAAGATGGTCATCCAGCCGGGTGAAACCAAAACCATCAGCCTGCGCCTGACCGATCACCAGGTCAACCGCTATCCACTTGGGGCCGAACACGATCACGTCCTGGCCGCCCGCAAACAGGAAGCCGATGATTTTTACAGCCACCTGATTTCGCCGCATCTTTCGGTTGACGCCCAAAACGTGCAGCGTCAGGCATTTGCCGGCATGCTCTGGAGTAAACAATTTTTCTACTATGTGATTGAAGAATGGCTCAATGGCGACCAGACCCAGCCCAAACCGCCAGCCGAACGCCGCAAAGGACGCAACAAGAACTGGGCGCATCTCTATAACGAAGACATCATTTCGATGCCTGACAAGTGGGAATATCCGTGGTATGCCGCCTGGGACCTGGCTTTCCACTGCGTACCGCTGGCCCAAATTGACCCGGATTTTGCCAAAGAACAGCTCATCCTGATGCTGCGCGAATGGTATATGCACCCCAATGGGCAATTACCGGCTTATGAATGGGCCTTTGACGATGTCAACCCGCCCGTCCACGCCTGGGCTGCCTGGCGCGTGTACAAGATCGAAAAGCGGATTCGCGGCGTTGGCGACCGGCGCTTTCTGGAGCGGGTGTTCCAGAAACTTTTGTTGAACTTCACGTGGTGGATCAACCGCAAAGACGCCGAAGGCAACAACGTCTTTCAAGGCGGCTTCCTGGGGCTGGACAACATTGGGGTCTTTGACCGGAGCGCCGTTTTGCCGACCGGTGGCCACCTCGAACAATCAGACGCGACAAGCTGGATGGGTATGTACTGCCTCAACATGCTGGCGATTGCCCTCGAACTGGCGCACGACAACATGGCCTATGAAGACGTAGCGAGCAAGTTTTATGAGCACTTCCTCTACATTGCCAATGCCATGAATCACATCAGCAATGAAGACATTGAGTTGTGGAGCGAAAAGGATGGGTTCTTTTATGACGTCCTCCAGCTTCCCGATGGCCGGCATTTCAAACTTCGGGTTCGGTCCATGGTTGGCCTGATTCCGCTCTTTGCAGCGCAATCCATGGAAGCTGACTGGCTCAAACAACTTCCCGGCTTCCACAAACGCATGGACTGGTTTGTCAAAAATCGTCCAGAACTGCAACGCAATATTTCTTCAGTTGATGAAGAAGGCAATATCGTCCAGCAATTGCTGTCCATTGTGAACGCCAGTCAACTGCGGCGCGTGCTCAAAGTGATGCTCAACGAAGCGGAATTCCTCTCCGAACACGGCATCCGCTCGGTTTCGCGGTTTCATTTAACGGACCCCTATGTGCTTCAGGTCGGCGGTCAGGAATACCGGGTTGACTATGATCCAGCTGAATCAAGCACCGGTCTGTTTGGTGGCAATTCCAACTGGCGTGGGCCAATCTGGTTCCCGGTCAACTATCTCATCATTGAATCAATCCAGAAGTTTCACCACTTTTTCGGAGACGATTTCAAAGTCGAATTTCCAACCGGTTCGGGCAATCAGCTCAACCTGTGGGAAGTTTCCGTGGAGCTTTCCCGCCGTCTGACACGCATCTTCCTCAAAGATGAAAAAGGCCGGCGACCAGTATACGACATGCCGGAGATGGAGAAATTCCAGACCGACCCTCACTGGCAAAACCTGATTTTATTCTATGAATATTTTCACGGCGACAGCGGTCGCGGAATTGGTGCCAGCCACCAGACCGGATGGACGGGGTTGGTCGCCAAACTGCTGACCCAGAGTGGTGAAGGTGACCAAAACAAGTAA